ttcctggatgccctgccacatgcgccgtgtgtcaccggtgtccttaaagtggttgtggattctctgggcgtgtgcgcgctttgcctctcggatggctcgtgacaatttggctcttgctttccttagggccgccttgtcacccactctgaaggccgagtcgcgggtcctcagtagcgcacgcacctcaggagtcatccacggcttctgatttgggcgtgtggtgatggtcttggagacagtgacatcatcaatacacttactgatgtagccagtgactgatgctgtgtactcctccaagttaacagagtcgccttcagtcGCACACTTGACATTGTGACTGCATTCTTTGGCCCCATTTTGTCCACAGTTATGTGGCCTCACGTTCGCAGTAGGTATAAACCAGCCTTTATTATTAATCACTGGTAGTGAAGCTTTGTAAATTCCTTGCTCTTGTAGCAGCTAAATGCACTCattattaaagcaatacttaCGCTTTTATGCCTGCTACCTTAGAACTTCCAGTGAGTACATGACTAAGAGAAACTGTTAAGGCTAAGACTAAGAGAATCTGGGCTTTTACGTTGACTGATGGagtcagtatgtgtgtgttggttctTTTTGGGCTTGTCTGGATATAAACCATAACTAAATACTCTAATCGGTCATTATTTTAAGCACATTTCTTTGTGTAGGGAATGGcacactgcactgctgactACTACGCTAAAGTCTTGTTTAAACCTACAGTAAAATGTTAATATGCAAaggtttatttacagttttgtcaAAGGGAATTTAAACTGCTTAATTTGATGAATGTAGGAAACTTATTCTTTTAGATTACCTGACTAATTGACAAAAATAGacaattaatgaattaattgatATAAAAATAGTCGTCAATGGCAGCCGTTTAAATAAGAGAACTAAAGAAGTGCTATGCATATCTTACCTTGCAAGCATGCCAGCCATGTAAGACATTGCCAAAGTCTAAACATAAGAGAAAATGAAAGGCACTCAACTGCTTGTTACAAAATAATACTAAGTAAATTAAAGTCAACAAAATGTCTACATTTTAAATCCCACTGACAGACCAGCCTTGGTCTACGGATTTACAGATACTTACAAAGATGCCAAGAAGGATCATGTTGGTTGGGTATCTTCGTCTGTGGGGAACAGTCGGAAAACAATCAGTAAAGCCTCACACATGTCTACAGAAATGACTCGCACAGGGtcaataaacactgtaaacatgaTCTTGGCCATGACTTTCATTATGTTCCACGGGTCAAAATGCCACTGTGTTGCACTGAATTAGAAAGGTTCTTTATACCGTGCACTTGAGCTGCATACCAGCACCAGGTATGTTCCCATGAAGGTCATACTAGAGAAGAAATAGCGTTGGAGACACTTCGGAGCCAAACAAGATGATATGTGTATGAATGTTTAACCCTTAAAGATCCTGCACAAAGCTTTTCTATACTTTAACATTTCTCTATAAAGATTTTCTGAGGATGCATCTTCCAATCGCTTTAACATAATCAATGGTTCATGGTTCCATTCACCTTTTTACAGTGACTGAAACCTTTCATTTTCTATACGATTTTAAGGGTACAGCAATTACTCTTTCTTGTCTGAAATCTAAAAAGAAAACATCATGCAGTCTAACAGACATTCTCTTGGCAGTTGCTTCTTCTGCCTATGCAGATTGACTGAATGATGAAGATCTCATGGGGGGGGGCGGGGCATTCTGGTATATATTAAAACATATGTGCAGGACCTTTTAAAAGCACTACTCAGCATAGTGGGGGGAAAATGTAAAACACTTACTAAGAGGCAAGATACAAGATCCGATTGTACTGAATGAACTGTCGCACCGGCTCGCTGtgaaagcagaaaacacaccagaaatgaaataacatttttacagtaaatgttCATATTTAACATTCAGAAATAAGGTTTGTGCTAACTTGAGATATTGACACTGGTGTTCTGTGGTCGAAGTGCCGAAAATCAGAACACCAGTGCCAATATTCTGCGTAATAGCACTGATCCCGCACTTGTGTACTATTGTGGTTACGTTGCTGGGTCAGAACTAAAGAACTAACTGTGATATAATGAAGAATAAAAGACTGCTTTAAATAAAACAGTACTTAAGAATGGCCTGGAAACAGCCCTAATGTTAAAATGACCAGCCTCTAATGACACCCCCAGCCTACTACACTGCTCAAACTGAACTAaacacaacagagagagagagagagagagagagtgcagggAAAAATTAGTGAAACAGGATCTACATGCAGGCAGTGCTTTACTTCTGGATGTGTATAGATGACCTAACTTATGTTAGTAAATTGAAAAGACTTATTCGGGGGGATTGCTTTGTAGatttatattgtgtaaaatAGTAAGAAAGAAAATGCATAGTTATGTTCCCTTGATCTTTAAGGATACTTACATACTAATAAACACATAGGAATGAATAAAAATATGTCCCACCAGAAAGTgaacagcgccaccacgccaaACGTCACCATGAGCTGAACCATAAGGATGCAGAATACCTGtaagagaaaagaaagtcaagcaAACACATTTCAGCTTTTGGGTGCTTTAAtcccaggtgtaaacagggctgTACACATCATTACCAGTTGCCCACCAGCTCTACATTCTAGTAAGCACTAGCTGAGGACCAGTCATACTGCAAAACAGCTCCCCTCTACACATATaaatcacacacattaaaatgtcactcactgtctctttGTACTCTTTGGCAGCATCTTAAAACAGACAATGAACTGAGTAAGATCAACTAGAATTTAAAGCTAGGCCTCAAAGCCAACACAGATTACCTCAGCTGAAACGACTATGGACTGAACTGTACCTTTCTGATAAACATGCGGCGGACATTCTTGTCCTCCCAGCTGCTTTCACTGAGGCCATCGAAGCTGCCGCTTGAGCTCGGATCGGAGAAGGGTGAGGACATGTCTGAGGCATATGGGTTGGTGTATCCTGGGCCTGAAATGGATGAAAACCAAAGCCATGGACATTCTGACCTTAAACGTTTAGAAAACGTTCTGCTTATTGATAGCAGTGTTTTCAGGGCTCAAGAATGTGCCAACTACAGCAGTAACAgcaataatttatatttatactgaAACAAATAGCACAGTGGTATCAGAATAttataaccacccttggcttggatCACACCAGCGAGACGTCGTGTTAGGTGACGGAAGGTGTTCGACATAGTTACTGGAAGGTTTATTGCTCTCTATCACTCACTGGAGTCCCAGTGGCCCATGGAGCCcagtaccctattatcatgccctttagGATATCAGTCAAAGCAGCCTTTGTCTTGtcttgcactctgctacaactgactggtgtgctcgcttatttatgtACTTGCAGTAAACCCATTTACATGGCATCTATGATTTCCCGGGCAGAGCTCATTCTAAACCAGGGGTGGCCATAATATTCGGATAGGGTTGTGACAGTGGATGAAGCGTCTCGGCAGCATCTCAGCAACTGACGCTCCACAGTGGATATAATAGTCTCCTAATACAGTTGATGCCAGGTCTGGCTAGTGTCATCTGACCTAAGGATGATTATTGCCACTGTTATGTAGGTAATGATAATATTCTGATAAGACTGTGTATTATAGCCCTGAAAAATAGACCCACCTTCACTTTTTGAAATATAATTTGTTAGGTCTATCAAAATGAAGCTCCACTGTTCTCCCTCCAGAAACAACAGATATTTTGTTTACTTTTAACAAATTTGGCTTTCCATAAATAGTTAATGCAAACGAGATGAATCTGCttatggagcagatagtaaaaaCCAGTTCTGGTTTACTTTCACTTTCCCTAAGGTCTTTTTAGTTTCCATGACAATAAGGGCAAGAGCAAGAGAAAACTCTGCCCACTCAACTACACTGAAAACGTATAACCACCGATTCTTCCCATGTCTGAAAGGACAAGCAGACAGATTGACACCTAATTAACACATCTGACTGAAACATCCATTACCATGTTTGGCATAAATACTGACAAAATACAGCAACTGCCCAAAGGCTTCTTTCATAAGTGTACTTTGTGTCTAGACGGCTCTTGATCATTACTGAGTACAAGGATGTGTTTAGAAACCACTGTCCCTGGTAATCAGCCATACCATCTGTACTACAGATTCTGCAGATAAGATTGTGTTGGACATTACTGAAGTATTCCTTCTCAACCTAAATCACACAGAGAACAATCAGGCAGGTCTCCCAGATCCAGAGCAAGGCAAAACCTGGACAAAATAGGATATAAATGGTGAAACCCTACTGATGTTACCTGCTGTTACTGACTTCACCTCACTGTGCATAAACAAAAAAGGTCCTACTGCCAGCACAAGCACATGATGTAGACTTCCTTTAAACAGTCATCTGCACATGCAGGCCCTGTCTTATGACACTCACTGGGAGCTGGATGCACATAGGCCCAGCTGGGATGCATGGGCATGGTTGGAGGTGGCAGGTTACCAACTCCTCGCTCCTTATCTCCTGCTGTGGCCTCCGCGTAGGTCGGAGGAGAAGCTGGCAGGCTCATGGTGCCTCAGTCTTCTGTAAATTAGGGGAAACCAAAATGATTCATTATTCAACACTAGAACTTAAAATACTTACGACATATAGAGTCTAAACCAGTATGCTGGTTTTGGTGTCACACAACACTGATCAGCTAGATGTATCGATTAAAAAGCATCATATTGATaggcatttttatttttaataattaaactgCGTtccaaaatgcaaaaataattgAATATAATAATTTACAACTTCATTACAATACCCCTTCGTGTGCATATATGTGAGAAATACACCGTGACAGTGACTTTCACCATTTCCATCAATACGGACAGGCaccgttagctagctaacctctAACGGTACAGCGCCTGTATCTAAAGAAAGCGCGGAAATACGCCGCTAGACCCGTCTTCTCTTTAAAGCTAGCTAGCCGTGCTAAAGGAGAGCAGAAAAATAACTTGGCACAGCGTTAAAACCTTTTACAGAGAAGGTCGTTGACTAAAATCTGAGGAAAACACCGCGAGCAGTGACCGCTCCTCTCCTCTAGCTGCCCGGGAACACCTCACACGACGGCTGCAGCAGCCCGGCCTAGCCTAGCCGCTATCCGATGAACGGAGGACTGCCGCCACCGGGATAACGGCAGGATTTTGCGCTCACTGTAAATAACGGTGTGAGAGACGAGAGAAGAAACGGCACATCCTCAGATTAATCATATTAGCTAAATGAACTAAATTCCCGGTGAGCCGAGTCGGTCAACCGAGTGAACTCACCTTTGCGGTGGCGGCGAGAGCGAGTCCGGTAATTTACCAAAACAGCGGTAACCGAGAGCCTCAATGACGCACATCCTGTATTGCGGGAAATCTccagatatttatttattactttaaatatataaataattaccACCATCACATACACTTCcatttataatacatttagGCCACGTGTAGCTTTGAAATAGATTAACGGTCATTTTTATTGATACATATTTATAATACCAAGTAAACGAAACGGATCCATTTGTATGCATACATAAATCATGAATAGCAATCAAGCACATCTGTGGTTATAGGAAAAGTAATTTTATTTAGCATTTTTCAGACAACTCCATTATTGCAGATACAGCattaaattagaaaaaaaaaagctctgtaaGAGCCCATGTAAATAACTTGGTCTATAATATGCCATCCTTTGACCTGCGCAGATGAACGATGAAGGTCCTGTTGAAAATGTTTAAGTGCACAACTGCCTTGACTTTTTTCAAGTTTTGAATTTTTCACTCCAATGAGAACACAGAGTGGATGGAAAGGGGTAAaccaacaataaaataaaactgtaGAGGACTTGGCGATAGATAGCGCTTCAACAGCAGTATCATCAGCATGCAAGCCTTGTCGAGGGGAGTGAGGGTGGAGATGCGGATTGTTGAAAATTGCCTTGTGGAAGATGCAGTTCTTatgaaatcatgcatttttgTCGATTTTGGATTTCAGATGTTCTTTGTAGGCCAAGATGTCCTTGGTCCACTTGGTGATGGTTTGTTTTTCACAAACCCAGATCTCCTGAGCAACCTGTTAGGAAGAAGCAAAGATTATACTTTATTCTTAATACAAGGCATGAAATGCAAAGTCTGAACAGAACTCACAACATatacaataaatgatttagtTTTATTACAGCACCTGCTGAATGAGCCTGAAGTCGTGGCTAACCAGCATCATGCCCCCCTCAAACTCATTGATGGCGTCAGCAAGGGCATCGATCGTCTCAATATCCAAGTGATTGGTCGGCTCGTCCAGGAAGAGCATGTGGGGGTTCTGCCAGGCCAGCCAGGCAAAGCAAACACGGCACTTCTGACCATCCGAGAGGTTCCTAATAGGACTCACCTGGGATCAGAAACACATGTGAACTGATTAGACTCCCCAGTGTGGAAAACCTTTTTGCCAATGCTTTACTTTAGCCAGATAAAATAGACTGTTTCTTTCAAGTATTCTAGGAGTCACAGTTAATTTAAACTTGCAAATGCAGTCAGTCAATCTACCCACCCCCAAAAAACACCCCTCACCTGCTGTTTGCCAGTGAGTCCATAGCGGCCAATAATCTTCCtcatctcctccttctcctttaTCTCTGGGTAGCACTTCATCATGTACTCCAAAGGAGATAGATCCAACTCCAGCTGTTCTGTCAGATGCTGCACgacagaaagaagaagaaaaaacattaCAGATAAAGACTCCCTCAGGCAAGGATAATCAGACTGATCAATTCAGGGTAATTTTCGGCCTGACTGAAGTTAAGCTATACCAAAAAGTTACACAAGAGACTCAAACAGTAGTTCAGTACCTGGTGGTATCTGCCAATCTTGACATGGGAGTGCTTCCTGATCATGCCATCAGTAGGCAGGAgctaaaatgaaaagaaaagccaTAAACATAATAGCAAAAGGACACAAACATGCAATCATGTTCAAGTGCTccatcaaacacacacctccCCAGTGAGCAGCTTCAGTAGTGTTGATTTGCCAGCCCCGTTGGGCCCCACAAGGGCCACCCTGGTATCCAAGTCAATTCCAAATTCCAGGCTTTTATAAATGATCGGCTgcaaaacagatgtgcaaaacaGGATGTGTACACTTGTCCTAAAGAGGGCGCCATTACACAAATGCAAAAGTCAAAAGAATGGGATCATGGCCACAGGAAGTGCTTTTCAGTAGCTAGTTGGAGCATGGCTGGGTCAGCATCCCTACCGTATCATCCGAATATCTGAAGCTGACATTTTGAACCATGATGACAGGAGGGGGTATCTTCCCACAGGGAGGAAAATAAAATGACAGAGTCTGGAAGGAAAAAACAAACGTAGACTTGCATTTAGTGTTTTGTTCATTTCTGTAGCCACCAACATgaaagtttgtttttttgcactgaaataaacaaaaaaaacctgtccTTTTGCTCACCTTGTCATTCACTACACGTTCAGTCAGACCTGATGCAACCATCTTCTGCAGGGTTTTTTCTTTGCTCTGTGCCTGACGGGCCAGTTTGGCTGAGCCGTGCCCAAATCGTGCTATGTAGTTCTGAAGGAATACAAAAAGTTGAATGGGCTTGTGTACACAAAATAAgcaaaaatgttcaaataaacaGTTGGAAGTACAATATTACCTTCATATGAGCAATCTGGTCCTGCTCCCAATTAAAGCGTTTCATCTGGTTCTCCTCCAATTCTTCTCTAGTCTTTACATACTGGTCATAGTTACCCTTCACAGAGACAGAACATCAGTTACAGTTAGCCTTTAGAGATGAGCAAAAAGAATTTATTGTACCAAACTACAGAATCCAAGTAGCTTGAAGAAAAGCTATTCTTACCGTGTAGTATTTCAGCTTGCGCTGATGCAGGTGGATGATGTTAGTACAAACACCATTAAGAAAGTCTTGAGAATGGGATATCAAGACCAGAATTCGTTTGAATCTACAGGACAAAAACAAGATTCAGTTAGGAACCAAAACATAACAGTACAGTTTACATTTAGATCAGTTTTCACTGGAATGTGCCAGAAGATCAGTTAAACGCTTCGGTCTAGTTTTTTGTCAAAGCCTCAGCCATACTGAGAAACAAACTGCTTGATGGCAAAGCTACAATTCGGCCTTTTGTTTACATCATATCACTGGCAACAATCCCCTCAGAAATCAAACGCGGGTTTCAATCCATGACTGAACCAATTCAACTAAAGCAACTGAACAAAAACATACTGcttcagctcttcctccagccACACACAGGCATCAAGGTCCAAGTGGTTTGTGGGCTCATCCAAGAGCAGCATAAAAGGCTTCAGGAACAGGGCTCTGAAATTGAACACAAACTGctcaataaacaataataattaaacaaaacaaacaaaaaaaaagttaggaACACTGATATTTGTAGAAAGCTTGCTATTTTTACCCAGCTTACTCTTACATAACCGTTCAGGAGCATAGAAAAGAACCAGCGTGACATCTGGGTGATCGACGGCAGAGATGCCAGTGTTTACCTGGCAAGCGCAACACGCATCCTCCAGCCACCACTGAAGTCTTTGAGCTTTTTCTGTTGCATGGCAGCAGTGAACCCCAGGCCATGAAGGATACGAGATGCTCGCATCTCGGCTTTGGCGGCATCAAGTTCCTCTAACCGCTCATACAGGTCCATTAGCTTCTCACACTCGGCTAAGAAGAAGGCAGGAGACAGAAAGGTGGCATAAGAACAGTCTCATAGAACAAACAAGGACCTGTGATTCTTCAGATGGAGGTCCTTAATAGACCTTGCCTAGGAAACAATGCCATTACCAATAGATAAACCTATGAAAACGTGGCCCACAGTGCCACGAAGATTAACTAAGCAAAACTCACAGTCTTCATGAGCGAGCCTCTCAActtctttctccagcttgatCCTCTCATCATCGACCTCCATGACGCACTGCAGTGCAGTCTTCTCACTGGGAGGCATCTCACGAGTCAGGTGGTAAATGTCGATGTGTTCTGGAATGGGCACCTCTCTGTAGCCAATGGCCGAGAGCAACATGGATTTACCTGAAAGACATGAGGATCACGTCACCAAAATGGTCCACGCTCACAGATGTACAGTGCAAGCGCGAATGTTGCCTTAAGCAATCACAAATCTTTAA
This portion of the Salminus brasiliensis chromosome 9, fSalBra1.hap2, whole genome shotgun sequence genome encodes:
- the faim2a gene encoding protein lifeguard 2a, translated to MSLPASPPTYAEATAGDKERGVGNLPPPTMPMHPSWAYVHPAPSPGYTNPYASDMSSPFSDPSSSGSFDGLSESSWEDKNVRRMFIRKVFCILMVQLMVTFGVVALFTFCEPVRQFIQYNRILYLASYMTFMGTYLVLVCSSSARRRYPTNMILLGIFTLAMSYMAGMLASYHNTKVVMLCVGITALVCLAVTLFCFQSKVDFTSRHGLLFSLMMVLMITGLLLIFTVPFGYIPWLQTAYAGLCALVFTLFLAFDVQLLMGNRRYSLSPEEHVFGALCLYMDIVYIFFFLLQLFGSRE
- the abcf2a gene encoding ATP-binding cassette sub-family F member 2a translates to MPSDLAKKKAAKKKEAAKARQRPKKAEGVNGEGGKPESQENGAAEVNGVASLTKELDEFELKKTEARAVTGVLASHPNSTDVHISSLSLTFHGQELLSDTCLELNSGRRYGLIGLNGTGKSMLLSAIGYREVPIPEHIDIYHLTREMPPSEKTALQCVMEVDDERIKLEKEVERLAHEDSECEKLMDLYERLEELDAAKAEMRASRILHGLGFTAAMQQKKLKDFSGGWRMRVALARALFLKPFMLLLDEPTNHLDLDACVWLEEELKQFKRILVLISHSQDFLNGVCTNIIHLHQRKLKYYTGNYDQYVKTREELEENQMKRFNWEQDQIAHMKNYIARFGHGSAKLARQAQSKEKTLQKMVASGLTERVVNDKTLSFYFPPCGKIPPPVIMVQNVSFRYSDDTPIIYKSLEFGIDLDTRVALVGPNGAGKSTLLKLLTGELLPTDGMIRKHSHVKIGRYHQHLTEQLELDLSPLEYMMKCYPEIKEKEEMRKIIGRYGLTGKQQVSPIRNLSDGQKCRVCFAWLAWQNPHMLFLDEPTNHLDIETIDALADAINEFEGGMMLVSHDFRLIQQVAQEIWVCEKQTITKWTKDILAYKEHLKSKIDKNA